AGAGTCCTGAAGCTTGGATTAACCGTGGCATAGCTTTAACATCGTTGCAACGTTACCAAGATGCTCTTGCATCCTATGATAAAGCGATCGCGATCAAACCCGATAAATATGAAGCCTGGTATAATCGTGGCATAGCTTTGACATCGTTGCAGCGCTACAAAGACGCGATCGCATCTTACGATAAAGCGATCGCCATTCAACCCAACAAATATCAAGCCTTAATTAACCGAGGCATTGCACTGACAAAGCTACACCGCTACCAAGACGCGATCGCATCTTATGATAGAGCGATCGTCATCAAGCAAGATTTGCACCAAGCATATTACAACAAAGCTTGCTCTTATGCTTTACAAAGCAATTTAGAATTGGCAATTGAGAACCTAGACAAAGCAATTGAGCTTGTTCCTGATAAATACAAGAA
The Nostoc punctiforme PCC 73102 genome window above contains:
- a CDS encoding tetratricopeptide repeat protein → MIVQRCFVASGLIAFFAFGCSGGANSSIENTTQVVQESNVTQLFIEAKATQKAEDFFHQGNNLLDGQRYEDAIKAYDKAIAIKVESPEAWINRGIALTSLQRYQDALASYDKAIAIKPDKYEAWYNRGIALTSLQRYKDAIASYDKAIAIQPNKYQALINRGIALTKLHRYQDAIASYDRAIVIKQDLHQAYYNKACSYALQSNLELAIENLDKAIELVPDKYKKLAKTDPDFSKVRSEKQFQELIQ